Below is a window of Agrobacterium vitis DNA.
ATTTCCTGCCTGAAGAAGACATGCTGTCCTATATCACCGCCATTGTCCGGGTTTATAACCTGCATGGTCGCCGCGACAACAAATACAAGGCGCGGATCAAGATCCTCGTGCATGAAACAGGCACGGAAGAATTGACCCGCCAGATCGATGCGGAATTCGCAAACCTGAAGGACAGTGTGCTGAAGCTGCCCGATGCCGATATTCGCGCCATCGAGAGCTATTTTGCCCTGCCTGATCTGGTTGAGCGCCCGGAAGGCTGGGAAGTTCTGGCAAAGGCCAAAAAGGCGGATGACGGTTTTGCCACCTGGCTTGCGCAGAATGTACAGCCGCATAAGCATCCCGATTACGGCATGGTGACAATTTCGCTGAAGCCGATTGGTGGCATTCCCGGTGATGCCAGCGATGCCCAGATGGATCTGGTGGCGGATCTTGCCGAGCGCTACGGCTTTGACGAAATCCGCGTCAGCCATGAGCAGAACCTGATCCTGCCGCATGTGGCGATGGCCGATCTGCCAGCGCTGTATCAGGCGCTATCAGGCGCTAATCTTGCCACCGCCAATGCGGGCCTGATCACTGACATTATTGCCTGTCCCGGGCTGGACTATTGCGCGCTGGCCAATGCGCGCGCCATTCCTGTCGCCCAGGCGATTTCCACTCGCTTTGGCTCCCAGGCGCGCCAGGCTGAGATTGGTGAGCTGAAAATCAAGATTTCCGGCTGCATCAATGCCTGCGGCCATCATCATGTCGGCCATATCGGTCTCTTGGGTGTGGAAAAGAAGGGTGCGGAGCTTTACCAGATCACGCTTGGCGGATCGGGGGATGAAAATTCGTCCATCGGTGAAATCATCGGTCGCGGCTTTGAGCCGGAAAAGGTGACGGATGCGGTGGAGACCGTGGTCGATACCTATCTGGCGCTGCGGCTCGATCCGAAGGAAACCTTCCTTGAGGCTTATCGCCGCGTCGGGCCAAAGCCCTTCAAGGAAGCCCTGTATGGCGGCGCATCCGCCGAAGCCGCCTGAGGAGCGCGATCATGACCCGTATCTGGACCGAAACCGGTTTCGCCGCACAGGACATCTGGCTGGAGGAGACCGAAGAGGTGAAAGCGGCTGAGGGCCAGAAGGCGCTTCTGCCGCTGGATGCCTTTATCGCTGCGGCCGAAGACAGCAATGCCGTCGATCTCGGCGTGGTCATCGCGCCAGCCGATGACGTGACGAAGTTGAAACCCTATCTCGACCGCATCGCCATCATTGCCGTGAAGTTTCCGGCCTATAACGATGGCCGTGGCTTCAGCCATGCTTCGCTGCTGCGCGACAGACTTGGTTATCAGGGCGAATTGCGGGCGGTGGGCGACGTGCTGATCGATCAGGTGCCGTTGATGCTGCGCACCGGCTTCGATAGCTTTGCTGTGACCAATGCGGTGGCGCTGAAACGGCTGGAAGAGGGGCGTCTGCCGGGGATTGCCAATCACTATCAGCCAACTGCCCAGCCAGCCGCTGAGGTTGGTGGTTATAGCTGGCGCCGCCGGTCTGCGTCTTGAGGAGCTGAGTACTCATAAGGAACGATAATAATGGCCTTGCTGCGCGTCTCGCCTCACTGTCGGTTGCACGCTTTCCGCCTCCCGGAAAGCGTGCGCTGCTGCGGTTTATGATCGCATCTACGTGTGGCCTCTGGTCATGCGTGGGATTTTACAGTAATTGGCCCGCCAAGGCGGATAATGCATGACCGAACACGCCCTGATCCGCGGCAGTTCGACGTGAGATTTGAAGGACCCGAACGCTGATGAATGCTCCTGCAAAGACCGACAATGCCGAACTAATCGTCCCGGAAGGCGTCTATGCCGAAACGGTGCTGAGCGTGACGCATTATACCGACCACCTGTTCCGCTTCCGGATGACCCGGCCTGCCGGTTTTCGCTTCCGTTCGGGCGAGTTCGCGATGATCGGCCTGATGGTGGAGGGTAAGCCGCTCTACCGCGCCTATTCCATCGCCAGCCCGTCCTGGGACGAGGAACTGGAATTTTTCTCCATCAAGGTGCCGAACGGCCCGCTCACCCAGCATTTGCAGCGGATTCAGCCGGGCGACCGGGTGTTGATGCGCAAGAAGCCGACCGGTACCCTGGTGCTGGACGCGCTGACGCCCGGCAAGCGGCTTTATATGTTCTCGACCGGCACCGGCATTGCGCCGTTCGCCAGCCTGATCCGTGACCCGGAAACCTATGAGAAATTCGAGGAAGTCATCCTCACGCATACCTGCCGCGATGTCGCCGAGCTGAAATATGGGTTCGACCTGATTTCCGAAATCAAGGCCGATGAAATGCTGAGCGAAATCGTCGGCGACAAGCTGAAACATTACGCCACCGCCACCCGCGAAGACTATCCCTTCATGGGCCGGATCACCGACCTGATCGAAAACGGCAAGCTGTTTACCGACCTCGGCGTCCCGGCGCTGGACCCAGCCATTGACCGTGGAATGATCTGCGGCTCGACGGCGATGTTGAAGGACACCAAGGCGCTGCTGGAAAAGGCGGGGCTGACAGAAGGTGCGAACAACAAGCCAGCCGAATTCGTCATCGAGCGGGCATTCGTCGGCTGATTTTCGGCGCTGTATTGTCGATACCAAGTTTCGTGCGACAGTGTTTCTGCCGCACGAACGGATTACGGTGGGCAGCGCTGTTGCATAATTTTCCGGTTCGCCCTTGGGAGAGATATCATGTCCGCAGAGAAAGTTGCTGTTGTTACGGCTGGTGGAAGCGGCATGGGAGCAGAATGCGCCAGACGTCTTGCTGCCGATGGCTACAAGGTCGCCATCCTGTCATCTTCCGGCAAGGGCGAGGCACTGGCAGGGGAACTTGGTGGTATTGGCGTAACCGGGTCCAATCAATCCAGTGACGACCTGGTGCGTCTGATCGATACCACCATGGACACCTGGGGTCGGATCGATGTGCTGGTCAACAGCGCCGGTCACGGCCCGCGCGCCCAGATCATTGAGATCACCGACGAGCAATGGCATATGGGCATGGACGTTTATCTGATGAACGTCGTTCGTCCTGTCCGTCTCGTTACATCGATCATGCAGACGCAAAAATCGGGCGCCATCATCAATATTTCTACCGCCTGGGCGTTTGAACCCTCGTCGATGTTTCCGACCTCGGCGGTATTTCGCGCCGGTCTTGCCGCCTATACGAAGATTTTTGCGGATACCTATGCCGCTGACAATATTCGCATGAACAATGTTCTGCCGGGCTGGATTGACAGCCTGCCCGCGACCGAAGAGCGCCAGGATGCTGTTCCGATGAAGCGATATGGCACAAGTGCTGAGATTGCCGCGACCGTCGCCTTCCTGGCATCCGAAGGTGCGGGCTATATCACCGGCCAAAATCTCAAAGTGGATGGTGGACTGACCCGGTCGGTATAACCGCGGGAGGCGCAAGACGTGCTCCCTGATGATGGGTAGGGTTGTCGATTTGAAGGCTTGCGATTAACTCTTCATTAACCATAACGCGAACTATTCCCCCTAACGCCTTAACCATAATCGCATTTTCGCCATTTTATCCCCATTTCTATTGTGGCACAGTCCTGTGTCACTTCGGGGGACTAAAATTTGACATTTATTCTTTGCAATGGCCGTCTTGCGGTCCTGATTGGTGTGTCGGTGCGATGACGGTAAAAATGGTTTTGCAGCGGCGTTCAGTTTCCGGATGTTTGCGGATGGCATGGGTTGTTCTGGCGGGCGTGGCGGTGACGTCCTGTGGCGCCAACCATGATGTCAGCAAGGTCAGCACGACCAAGAAACGCAGCAAGGAATATTTTGCCGAATCCGCCTATGGCGTGAAGGCCAGCCCGCGTGTGGTGGAAAACGGCCCTGTGCCAAAAGGCGGCGGTCGCCGTCTGGTCGGAAACCCTTACGTGGTCGCTGGCAAGGTTTATAAGCCGCGCGAAAACCCCAATTACGAAGCCTCCGGGCTTGCTTCCTGGTATGGCTCGGCTTTCCATGGTCGCTACACCGCCAATGGCGAAGTCTATGACCAATACGGCATTTCCGCCGCCCACCCGACCATGCCGCTGCCCAGCTATGCTCGCGTTACCAATCTCGATACCGGCAGTTCGGTCATTGTCCGCGTCAACGACCGTGGCCCGTTTCACGCCAATCGCCTGATCGACCTTTCCGACAAGGCAGCAGAACTTCTTGACGTCAAGGGTCATGGCACGGCCCATGTGAAGGTCAAATATGTCGGCCCAGCCGATATGACCGGCCATGACATGCCCTATCTGATGGCGTCTTATGTCCGCAAGGGCCAGCGCGTTCCCGGCGTCGATCCCTTCGGTGGAGGCCAGATCGCCAGTGGTGTGATGGTGGCGTCGAATGCGCCGCAGCAGAATTTCTTCGGCCGTTTCGCAGGCCCGGCCAGCGCTTCTGCACCGCAGCCCAAAACTGCAAAACCGGTTATTGCGCCGGCGTCTGCCACGGCTTACGGCAGCAACTCCTATCCGTCTTCCGCCAGTGCCAATGCACCGCGCCCGGTCCAGCATCAGCCGGTCGCCGTATCGCGGCCAGAACCGACCCGCATTGAGCCGACCCGTGAATGGCAGGCTCCGGCCATTGCCTCCGCTGAGCCGATGCCGCAGCCGCGCAATGCTGCCAGCACCGGCGTTGCTCGCCGGGAGATGGCGCCTGTGGCCGCACCGCAGCCGGTTCGAGCCACTGCGACCCGTCAAAAGCCCGTGGCTGCACCGTCCAATGGCGGCCTGCCGCCCGGCTGGCATGTTGGCCCGGCTCCGGTAACAGCCAATGCCTATTCCAATCCCAATGAAGGTTGATCCCAACTGGCGCTGGTGAGGCTTGTTCGAGCCTTGCTCTAGCCGCTTTCAAGGGTAGACGCCTTCCTCCATAAAACCTATCCATTATAGATGCCGGTCGCGATTCTCGCCGTCCAGCATATTATTGTTGGTGAAGGATGGCGATGCATATCGGCTTGCCGGTCACAAAGCGCTTCTGGGCGTATGGTGGATCATACTATAGAAAGATGCTTGTGCTGCTTGCAGCACTTTTCTACGGCGTAAGTTTTCAGACCAGCACGTTTGCGCAAGGAGCGGCAGCCGACACGGCAACGCCCGCCGTCTACGCCACCGAGGCCAAGCAGGTCCTGCTGATCGAGGCCGAAACCGGCAGTGTGCTGTTTGAAAAGAACAGCGATCAGCCCTTCACCTCGGCCTCTCTCTCCAAGATGATGGTTGCGGAAGTGGTGCTCGATGCGCTGAAATCCGGTCGCCTGACGCTGTCCCAGGAGTTTCCCGTTTCCGAATTTGCCTGGCGCACCGGTGGCGCGCCGTCACGCACGGCGACGATGTTTGCTGCCGTGCGCTCGCGCGTGCCGGTGGAGGCGTTGCTGAAGGGCGTCATGGTGCAGATGGCCAATGATGCCTGCTTGATCCTTGCCGAAGGCATGGCCGGATCGGAGCAGGGTTTCGTCAAGCTGATGAATGAACGGGCGGCAGCGCTTGGCCTGAAGGACAGCCATTTTGCCAATGCAACCGGCCTTCCCGATCCCGGTAATAAAGTCAGCCTGCGCGACATGATCACGCTGGCGCAGGCGCTCAAGTCCAATTACCCGGATTTCTATGCGCTCTACGCCCAGCCGGATTTCGAGTGGAACAAGATTTTCCAGCGCAATCGCAATCCGCTTCTTGGCCAGTCACCCGGTGTGGATGGCCTGGCGGCAGGCTTTGCCGAAGGGGAAGGCTATTCCATCGTCGCCTCCGCGCAGCAGAATGGCGTGCGGCTCTATCTCGGCCTGGCGGGCAGCGAAAGTGACAAGTCTCGGCAGGAGGATGCGGCAAAGGCGCTGGCCTGGGGCTTTTCCGCCTTTGAGAAGCGCCGCCTGTTTGAGGCGGGGCAAGTGATCGGCGAGGCCAGCGTTTATGGTGGGGAACCGGCACAGGTACCGCTGGTCTCGCCGCAGCCGGTTGATGTCTATCTGCCGGTTGGCGCAAGCGATAAGCTGGAAGCCAAGGTGATCTATCCCTGGCCATTGCGCCCCGGCGTTGCCCAGGGCCAGCAGGTCGGGCATTTGAAGGTCATGCTCGGCGATAAGCTGCTGCGTGACATGCCGCTTCAGGCCGCATCGCCGTCAACGCTGGGATCACTGGTCAAACGCACCCGTGACGCACTGGTGGAACTGCTGTTTTCCTGGGTTTGAGCCGACAGAGGTTTCCCAGGGCGCAAGCTTGCGTTACACAGCGGTTCTAGAGCAACGGACCGAAACGTGGGAACCGGTTTTCCGTCCGGAAATGCGTAAAAACAAAAGTTTAGAGCGTTTCGGTGTTTCCATGAAACACCGAAACGCTCTAAACAGGAAAGAAAGCGGATCAGTGTCGGTTGGCAGCGGATTATTCGTAACATTCGAAGGCGGCGAGGGCGCGGGCAAGTCCACCCAGATCAGGCTTCTGGCAAACGCGCTGGAGGCACTCGGCTTTGCCGTCGTCATCAGCCGAGAACCGGGTGGCTCACCCTGCGCCGAGGCCTTGCGACATGTGCTGCTGTCGGGTGCCGCCGAGCCGTTCGGGGTGGAAATGGAAGCCATCCTGTTTGCCGCCGCCCGCAATGACCATGTCGAAGCCCGGCTGCGCCCCGCGCTGCTGCGGGGCGATGTGGTGCTTTGCGACCGCTTCATGGATTCCTCGCGGGTCTATCAGGGCGCGACCGGCAATCTCTCTTCTGCCTTCATCGAGCGGCTGCAAGCCATTGCCGTGGACGGCGTGGTGCCGGACCTGACGATCATCCTCGATCTGCCGGCAAATATCGGATTGGCGCGGGCGAAAAACCGGGCTGGGGCCTTGGGAGAAGATGCGCCTGATCGTTTCGAGAAAGAGGAAATCGCCATTCACGAACGCCGCCGCGAGGCTTTTCAAGCTATTGCGCGGGCCGAGCCTGCGCGTTGCAGAGTGGTGGATGCGCGAGCCGGGATCGAGCAGATCGCGGAGGAGATTTTTGCTGCCGTGAAGCCGATTCTGCCTCCAAACCACGGAAGGCACTAGGATGGAAAAGCCCGGTCTTCTCGATGGCGCCATTGCGCCTTTTGCCAATGACAGGCTGTTTGGCCATGGCGCGGCGGAACAGTTTCTGGCCAGTTCCTACCAATCCGGCAAGCTGCATCATGCGATCCTGATCGAAGGGCCGGAAGGGATCGGCAAGGCAACGCTGGCCTTCCGCTTTGCCCATCATGTCCTGTCGCATCCCGACCCCGCCAGCGCGCCCTTTGTCCTCGCAGACCCGGACCCCAACTCGCTGGTCGGACGCCAAATTGCGTCCGGTGCCTCGCATAACCTCCTGCATATCGCCCGACCGGTGGATGAGAAGACCGGTAGGGTAAAAGCCTCGATTACGGTGGAGGAAATCCGCAAGGCCGGGCATTTCTTTTCCCAGACCTCAGGCGGTGGCAATTGGCGCATCGTTATTCTCGATCCCGCCGACGACATGAACCGCAATGCGGCTAATGCGATTTTGAAAGTGCTGGAGGAGCCACCGAAACGGTCGCTATTCCTGGTTCTGTCGCATGCGCCGGGCAAGCTTTTGCCCACCATCCGCTCACGCTGCATGCCGCTGAAATTACAAACGCTTGGCGTGGACGATCTGGCCAGCGCGCTGGCGCATCTGGATGTTTCGCCTCCTGTGGAGCAGATGGCGGCGCTTTCCGATCTCTCCAAGGGCAGCGTGTCGCAGGCGTTGAAACTGATTAATTACGGCGGCATGGAAATCATCGCTGCCTTTAATGCGACCCTGGCGAGCGAGGGCCCGGCGGCAAGACGGCAGATGCATAAGCTGGCCGATGCGCTGTCAGCCAAAGACAGCGATGTGATCTATCATTTCTTCACCGAGCACCTGTCCGAATTCCTGATGGACAATGCGCGTGAAGTCGCCATGGCCGGTGATCTTGCCCGGGCCGAACGGCTATCGCGGCTTTCCAGTGCCATCGTCGAAAAGCTTGGCGTGGCCGGGGCCTATAACCTCGACCGGAAGCAGACGCTGTTGGAAATTCTTGGTGAGGTCGCGGCTGTATAAGCTTGATCGGGTTCTATAGCGCGATCAGCTTTGCCGCGACGATCACCAGAATAAGCGCCAAGATCATTCTCACCGCTTTTTCCGGCAGGCGTGGTGCCGCATAACTTCCCATGACGATTCCGGGAATGGATCCGATCAGCAGCGAGCCCAGCAGCACCCAGTTGACATCGCCGATTACCCAATAGCCGATACCCCCGATCAGCGTCAGCGGAATGGCGTGAGCAATATCAGAGCCAACGATATCGTTGATGGCGGCACGTGGGTAGAGAAACAGCAGCACGGTGACGCCGATGGCCCCAGCGCCAACCGAAGTCAGCGTAACGACTGCACCCAACACCAGACCAAGAACGACAGTGCCGATTGCAATGGCGCGCGGGCTCGGGCTGCGATGGGCTTGAAGCCAGTTGATTTCATAGCGCATCAGCAGATCGCGAAACAGCAGGATGAGTGCAGTGATCATCAGCATGATGCCGAGGCTGGTGGTCAGGAGGTCGGTGGAATGGGCGCTTTTCCTGTCAACACCGCTCATCAGCCAGAGCGTCACCGACGTGGCCGGAATGCTGCCCAGCGCCAGCAGGCCGACCAGCCGCCAGCGGATATGTCCGTGGCGATGATGCACGGCCGCACCCGCCATCTTGGTGATTGCCGCATAGAGAAGGTCGGTTCCCACGGCGGTTGCCGGATGAATGCCAAACAGCAGCACCATCAACGGCGTCATCAGCGATGCGCCGCCGACGCCGGTAATACCAACCAGAGCTCCCACGAAAAAGCCTGAAAGCGAAACCATTGGATCGAATGAAAAACCGGTCAGAACGTCGCCTCCTCGGATTCGGACAGGGCCGATGAAAGCGATCTAGCGAAAGGAATGCACGCCGGTCAAGGCGAAGACCTCATGCGCAAAGCGCTTGGCCGAGAAACTTGTTGTTTCGCAACGCGGCGACATGCGCTAAGAGCGGCGGACATTCCTGATCGATAAAGCGGACTGCAAGGGCCGACCCATGAAAGATACGTTCTACATCACCACCGCCATTTCCTATCCGAACGGCAAACCGCATATCGGCCATGCCTATGAACTGATCGCCACGGATGCGATGGCGCGCTTCCAGCGGCTGGATGGTAAGGACGTGTTCTTCCTGACCGGCACCGACGAGCATGGCCAGAAAATGCAGCAGACCGCCCGCAACGAAGGCATTGCGCCAGAGGAGCTGGCAAAGCGCAATTCTGACGAATTCCGCGCCATGGGCAAGCTGCTCAATGCCTCCAACGACGATTTCATCCGCACCACGGAAGCCCGCCACCACGCCGCCAGCCAGGAAATCTGGAAGCGGATGGAGAAAAACGGCGACATCTACAAGGACAGCTATGCGGGCTGGTACTCGGTGCGCGACGAGGCCTATTACGCCGAAGACGAAACCGAAGTGCGCGCCGATGGCGTTCGCTATGGGCCACAGGGAACGCCGGTGGAATGGGTGGAGGAGGAGAGCTATTTCTTCCGTCTTTCAGCCTATGAAGACAAGCTGCTGAAGCTCTATGAGGATCAACCGGATTTCATTGGCCCCAACGAGCGCC
It encodes the following:
- a CDS encoding nitrite/sulfite reductase, producing the protein MYRYDEFDHAFVAARVDQFRDQVGRRLSGELAEDAFKPLRLMNGVYLQLHAYMLRVAIPYGTLNAKQMRMLAHVARKYDRGYGHFTTRQNIQYNWPKLSDTPDILQELASVEMHAIQTSGNCIRNVTADHFAGAAQDEVADPRPYAEILRQWSSVHPEFSFLPRKFKIAVTGAERDRAAIQVHDIGLHVKKDASGNLGFAVYVGGGQGRTPMIAKKIKDFLPEEDMLSYITAIVRVYNLHGRRDNKYKARIKILVHETGTEELTRQIDAEFANLKDSVLKLPDADIRAIESYFALPDLVERPEGWEVLAKAKKADDGFATWLAQNVQPHKHPDYGMVTISLKPIGGIPGDASDAQMDLVADLAERYGFDEIRVSHEQNLILPHVAMADLPALYQALSGANLATANAGLITDIIACPGLDYCALANARAIPVAQAISTRFGSQARQAEIGELKIKISGCINACGHHHVGHIGLLGVEKKGAELYQITLGGSGDENSSIGEIIGRGFEPEKVTDAVETVVDTYLALRLDPKETFLEAYRRVGPKPFKEALYGGASAEAA
- a CDS encoding DUF934 domain-containing protein is translated as MTRIWTETGFAAQDIWLEETEEVKAAEGQKALLPLDAFIAAAEDSNAVDLGVVIAPADDVTKLKPYLDRIAIIAVKFPAYNDGRGFSHASLLRDRLGYQGELRAVGDVLIDQVPLMLRTGFDSFAVTNAVALKRLEEGRLPGIANHYQPTAQPAAEVGGYSWRRRSAS
- a CDS encoding ferredoxin--NADP reductase, which codes for MNAPAKTDNAELIVPEGVYAETVLSVTHYTDHLFRFRMTRPAGFRFRSGEFAMIGLMVEGKPLYRAYSIASPSWDEELEFFSIKVPNGPLTQHLQRIQPGDRVLMRKKPTGTLVLDALTPGKRLYMFSTGTGIAPFASLIRDPETYEKFEEVILTHTCRDVAELKYGFDLISEIKADEMLSEIVGDKLKHYATATREDYPFMGRITDLIENGKLFTDLGVPALDPAIDRGMICGSTAMLKDTKALLEKAGLTEGANNKPAEFVIERAFVG
- a CDS encoding SDR family oxidoreductase codes for the protein MSAEKVAVVTAGGSGMGAECARRLAADGYKVAILSSSGKGEALAGELGGIGVTGSNQSSDDLVRLIDTTMDTWGRIDVLVNSAGHGPRAQIIEITDEQWHMGMDVYLMNVVRPVRLVTSIMQTQKSGAIINISTAWAFEPSSMFPTSAVFRAGLAAYTKIFADTYAADNIRMNNVLPGWIDSLPATEERQDAVPMKRYGTSAEIAATVAFLASEGAGYITGQNLKVDGGLTRSV
- a CDS encoding septal ring lytic transglycosylase RlpA family protein; protein product: MAWVVLAGVAVTSCGANHDVSKVSTTKKRSKEYFAESAYGVKASPRVVENGPVPKGGGRRLVGNPYVVAGKVYKPRENPNYEASGLASWYGSAFHGRYTANGEVYDQYGISAAHPTMPLPSYARVTNLDTGSSVIVRVNDRGPFHANRLIDLSDKAAELLDVKGHGTAHVKVKYVGPADMTGHDMPYLMASYVRKGQRVPGVDPFGGGQIASGVMVASNAPQQNFFGRFAGPASASAPQPKTAKPVIAPASATAYGSNSYPSSASANAPRPVQHQPVAVSRPEPTRIEPTREWQAPAIASAEPMPQPRNAASTGVARREMAPVAAPQPVRATATRQKPVAAPSNGGLPPGWHVGPAPVTANAYSNPNEG
- a CDS encoding D-alanyl-D-alanine carboxypeptidase family protein, coding for MLVLLAALFYGVSFQTSTFAQGAAADTATPAVYATEAKQVLLIEAETGSVLFEKNSDQPFTSASLSKMMVAEVVLDALKSGRLTLSQEFPVSEFAWRTGGAPSRTATMFAAVRSRVPVEALLKGVMVQMANDACLILAEGMAGSEQGFVKLMNERAAALGLKDSHFANATGLPDPGNKVSLRDMITLAQALKSNYPDFYALYAQPDFEWNKIFQRNRNPLLGQSPGVDGLAAGFAEGEGYSIVASAQQNGVRLYLGLAGSESDKSRQEDAAKALAWGFSAFEKRRLFEAGQVIGEASVYGGEPAQVPLVSPQPVDVYLPVGASDKLEAKVIYPWPLRPGVAQGQQVGHLKVMLGDKLLRDMPLQAASPSTLGSLVKRTRDALVELLFSWV
- the tmk gene encoding dTMP kinase translates to MSVGSGLFVTFEGGEGAGKSTQIRLLANALEALGFAVVISREPGGSPCAEALRHVLLSGAAEPFGVEMEAILFAAARNDHVEARLRPALLRGDVVLCDRFMDSSRVYQGATGNLSSAFIERLQAIAVDGVVPDLTIILDLPANIGLARAKNRAGALGEDAPDRFEKEEIAIHERRREAFQAIARAEPARCRVVDARAGIEQIAEEIFAAVKPILPPNHGRH
- a CDS encoding DNA polymerase III subunit delta', which codes for MEKPGLLDGAIAPFANDRLFGHGAAEQFLASSYQSGKLHHAILIEGPEGIGKATLAFRFAHHVLSHPDPASAPFVLADPDPNSLVGRQIASGASHNLLHIARPVDEKTGRVKASITVEEIRKAGHFFSQTSGGGNWRIVILDPADDMNRNAANAILKVLEEPPKRSLFLVLSHAPGKLLPTIRSRCMPLKLQTLGVDDLASALAHLDVSPPVEQMAALSDLSKGSVSQALKLINYGGMEIIAAFNATLASEGPAARRQMHKLADALSAKDSDVIYHFFTEHLSEFLMDNAREVAMAGDLARAERLSRLSSAIVEKLGVAGAYNLDRKQTLLEILGEVAAV
- a CDS encoding sulfite exporter TauE/SafE family protein produces the protein MVSLSGFFVGALVGITGVGGASLMTPLMVLLFGIHPATAVGTDLLYAAITKMAGAAVHHRHGHIRWRLVGLLALGSIPATSVTLWLMSGVDRKSAHSTDLLTTSLGIMLMITALILLFRDLLMRYEINWLQAHRSPSPRAIAIGTVVLGLVLGAVVTLTSVGAGAIGVTVLLFLYPRAAINDIVGSDIAHAIPLTLIGGIGYWVIGDVNWVLLGSLLIGSIPGIVMGSYAAPRLPEKAVRMILALILVIVAAKLIAL